The Gemmata palustris genome includes a region encoding these proteins:
- a CDS encoding DUF6655 family protein, protein MTRPHLTVRRASWLLLVALLAGCGTTKMTDSPRAATEMLLVSQAVDLAVAKIDFTPLSGQPVFLDTSPLEKDVVDKGYVISLVRQQLLAHGALVQEERTRAVFVVELHAGAVGTDRHSVMVGTPAVSLPSVVPGLPTSIPEIALAKKNDQRGVAKIGVFAYNRITGRAVWQSGTVEATSQVKDTWFFGAGPFTRGTIRQRTELAGEPLPTFPTELFGGKSEKDAPPASGGTAKEQFFPNNAVPAPQLPAPAALMGVTGGAILTNTPLLR, encoded by the coding sequence TTGACGCGGCCACACCTCACCGTTCGACGGGCGTCCTGGCTCCTGCTGGTCGCCCTGCTCGCCGGGTGCGGAACGACCAAAATGACCGACAGCCCGCGGGCCGCCACCGAGATGCTCCTCGTCTCGCAGGCGGTGGACTTGGCGGTTGCGAAGATCGATTTCACCCCGCTCAGCGGCCAGCCGGTGTTCCTCGACACCAGTCCGCTCGAAAAGGACGTGGTGGACAAGGGGTACGTCATTAGCCTCGTGCGCCAGCAGTTGCTCGCGCACGGCGCGCTGGTCCAGGAGGAGCGCACGCGGGCGGTGTTCGTTGTCGAACTGCACGCGGGCGCGGTCGGCACGGACCGGCACAGCGTGATGGTCGGCACGCCGGCCGTGTCGCTCCCGTCGGTGGTCCCCGGGTTGCCCACGAGCATCCCCGAGATCGCACTGGCGAAGAAGAACGATCAGCGGGGCGTCGCGAAGATCGGGGTGTTCGCCTACAACCGAATCACCGGGCGGGCGGTGTGGCAATCGGGCACGGTTGAAGCGACGAGCCAGGTAAAAGACACTTGGTTCTTTGGCGCCGGGCCGTTCACGCGCGGTACGATTCGACAGAGGACCGAACTAGCCGGCGAGCCCCTCCCCACGTTCCCGACCGAATTGTTCGGCGGGAAGAGCGAGAAGGACGCGCCCCCCGCATCGGGGGGGACCGCGAAGGAACAGTTCTTCCCGAACAACGCGGTTCCCGCTCCGCAGCTCCCCGCCCCTGCCGCACTCATGGGCGTAACGGGCGGGGCGATCCTGACGAACACGCCGCTCTTGCGCTAA
- a CDS encoding Gfo/Idh/MocA family protein, translating into MSHTNRRSFLRASAAGGTFLALPALTYRAALLADDKPSETVRVACVGVGNQGTGNMKAIRKNVVAVCDVDKGHLASAAKELEKTNTKVATFDDYRKILESKDVDAVLCTTPDHWHALVTIDSCRAGKDVYCEKPLTLVVAEGRAMVKAARDNKRIVQTGSQQRSSKEFRQACELVRNNALGKVKEVKVGLPGPNWVDRAKKPVPDGTPPAALDYDRWLGPAPERPFNANRVHYLFRFFWDYSGGQQTNFGAHDLDITQWALGMDESGPTTIEGTATFNADKWFETPETAKQTFTYATGVSVHCTLGKGGNPGGVTFECEKGTIAVKRGALTVTMNGQKVEKPYELPTGDTKLYVSTNHHQNWLDCIKSRKLPICDVETGHRSATVCHLGNIAIRTGRKITWDAKAETIVGDKDAAAMLTKEYRKPWALS; encoded by the coding sequence ATGTCCCACACCAACCGTCGTTCGTTCCTCCGCGCGTCCGCCGCGGGCGGAACGTTCCTCGCGCTCCCCGCGCTCACGTACCGCGCCGCGCTCCTGGCCGACGACAAGCCGAGCGAAACCGTCCGCGTCGCGTGCGTGGGCGTGGGCAACCAGGGCACGGGGAACATGAAGGCGATTCGGAAGAACGTCGTCGCGGTGTGCGACGTGGATAAGGGGCACCTCGCGTCCGCGGCGAAGGAACTGGAGAAGACCAACACGAAGGTCGCAACGTTCGACGATTACCGCAAGATCCTGGAGAGCAAGGACGTCGACGCGGTGCTGTGTACCACGCCGGACCACTGGCACGCGCTGGTCACCATCGATTCGTGCAGGGCCGGCAAGGACGTGTACTGCGAGAAGCCGCTCACGCTCGTGGTGGCCGAGGGGCGCGCGATGGTGAAGGCCGCGCGCGACAACAAGCGGATCGTGCAGACCGGGAGCCAACAGCGCTCCTCGAAGGAGTTCCGGCAGGCGTGCGAGCTGGTGCGGAACAATGCGCTTGGCAAAGTGAAAGAGGTGAAGGTCGGGCTCCCGGGGCCGAACTGGGTGGACCGCGCGAAAAAGCCGGTGCCCGACGGCACCCCGCCCGCGGCACTCGACTACGACCGCTGGCTCGGCCCGGCGCCCGAGCGCCCGTTCAACGCGAACCGCGTTCACTACCTGTTCCGGTTCTTCTGGGACTATTCGGGCGGCCAACAAACGAACTTCGGCGCGCACGACCTCGACATCACGCAGTGGGCGCTCGGGATGGACGAGAGCGGCCCGACCACGATCGAGGGCACGGCGACCTTCAACGCGGACAAGTGGTTCGAGACCCCGGAAACGGCCAAGCAAACGTTCACCTACGCGACCGGCGTCTCGGTTCATTGCACACTCGGTAAGGGGGGCAACCCCGGCGGCGTGACGTTCGAGTGCGAGAAGGGCACGATCGCCGTGAAGCGCGGGGCGCTCACGGTGACGATGAACGGCCAGAAGGTCGAAAAGCCCTACGAACTGCCGACCGGCGACACGAAACTGTACGTGAGCACGAACCACCACCAGAACTGGCTCGATTGCATCAAGAGCCGCAAGTTGCCGATCTGCGACGTGGAGACCGGCCACCGCAGCGCGACCGTGTGCCACCTGGGGAACATCGCGATCCGCACCGGGCGCAAGATCACCTGGGACGCGAAGGCGGAAACGATCGTCGGCGACAAGGACGCGGCGGCGATGCTCACGAAAGAGTACCGCAAGCCGTGGGCACTGAGCTGA
- a CDS encoding N-acyl-D-amino-acid deacylase family protein, translating into MKLLSLLVPAALASALLALPRPARAAEPEYDLVIRNGRIVDGTGNPWFHGDVAITGDKIVAVGAVPDGKIKRTIDAKGLIVAPGFIDIHSHSDDLLLEDGHAESKIRQGVTTEVLGEGRSAAPAKGQLTARKLTARGKEFTWTTLGGYLDTVDRAGVSVNVASYVGMDNVWECVMGKSHARPTPKQLDAMKELLDEAMKEGAFGMSTLLMMPPGSLATTDDLVELCKVVKKHGGVFSSHIRSEGLDVFASVKQVIEVGERAGVPVDIIHIKIADEKLWGKMKDVIELIDAARTRGVNVQANVYPYTRGNNNLSSIIPPWAHEGGLAKMMERLKDPKDRARLKKDIQDGVPGWYNHYTAVGGDWARMLVSGRGTYEGLTMDRVIAAKSKGQAPAPDPLDVFFDVLIEQGGSVPTVFAHHDEKDMNLAMQQPWCSIGSDGAAYATEGALKRGNPHPRNFGTFPRVLGVYVRDRGVLKLEDAVRKMTSLNAAKIGLANRGTLRAGALADVTVFDPDKVIDKSTYTAPFAYNDGIEFVIVNGQLVLDRGKHTDAMPGRALRKGNAK; encoded by the coding sequence GTGAAGCTGCTCTCCCTCCTCGTACCGGCCGCGCTTGCGAGCGCGTTGCTCGCACTTCCACGTCCCGCTCGTGCTGCCGAACCCGAGTACGATCTCGTGATCCGAAACGGGCGCATCGTCGATGGCACCGGGAACCCGTGGTTCCACGGCGATGTCGCCATTACCGGAGACAAGATCGTTGCCGTGGGCGCCGTGCCAGATGGCAAGATCAAGCGCACGATTGACGCGAAGGGGCTGATCGTCGCGCCGGGCTTCATCGATATCCACTCGCACTCGGACGATCTGCTCCTCGAAGACGGCCACGCGGAGAGCAAGATCCGCCAGGGCGTGACCACGGAAGTACTGGGCGAGGGCCGATCGGCGGCGCCGGCGAAGGGGCAATTGACCGCGCGCAAACTCACCGCGCGCGGAAAAGAGTTCACCTGGACCACGCTCGGCGGCTACCTCGACACCGTCGATCGGGCCGGGGTGAGCGTGAACGTCGCGAGCTACGTGGGCATGGACAACGTCTGGGAGTGCGTCATGGGGAAGTCCCACGCGCGCCCCACCCCGAAGCAACTCGACGCGATGAAGGAACTGCTCGACGAAGCGATGAAGGAGGGGGCGTTCGGCATGTCCACGCTCCTCATGATGCCCCCGGGGTCACTCGCGACGACGGACGATCTGGTGGAGCTGTGCAAAGTCGTGAAGAAGCACGGCGGGGTCTTCTCCTCGCACATTCGGAGCGAGGGCCTGGACGTGTTCGCGTCCGTGAAGCAGGTGATCGAGGTCGGCGAGCGGGCCGGCGTACCGGTGGACATCATTCACATCAAAATCGCGGACGAAAAGTTGTGGGGCAAGATGAAGGACGTGATCGAGCTGATCGACGCGGCCCGCACGCGCGGTGTGAACGTGCAGGCCAACGTGTACCCGTACACGCGCGGGAACAACAATCTGTCGAGCATCATCCCGCCGTGGGCGCACGAGGGCGGGCTCGCGAAAATGATGGAGCGCCTGAAAGACCCGAAGGACCGCGCGCGGCTCAAAAAGGACATCCAAGACGGCGTGCCCGGCTGGTACAACCACTACACCGCGGTGGGCGGCGACTGGGCGCGCATGCTGGTCAGCGGGCGCGGCACCTACGAGGGCCTGACGATGGACCGCGTCATCGCGGCGAAGTCGAAGGGCCAAGCCCCGGCGCCCGACCCGCTCGACGTGTTCTTCGACGTGCTGATCGAACAGGGCGGTTCGGTGCCCACGGTGTTCGCGCACCACGACGAGAAGGACATGAACCTCGCGATGCAGCAGCCGTGGTGCTCGATCGGCTCGGACGGGGCCGCCTACGCGACCGAAGGTGCCCTCAAACGCGGCAACCCGCACCCGCGGAACTTCGGCACGTTCCCGCGCGTGCTCGGCGTGTACGTGCGCGACCGCGGCGTGCTGAAGCTCGAAGACGCGGTCCGCAAAATGACCTCGCTCAACGCCGCGAAAATCGGCCTCGCGAACCGAGGAACGCTCCGCGCCGGGGCGCTCGCGGACGTCACGGTCTTCGACCCGGACAAGGTGATCGACAAATCGACCTACACCGCGCCGTTCGCTTACAACGACGGTATTGAGTTCGTCATCGTGAACGGGCAACTGGTGCTGGATCGCGGCAAACACACCGACGCGATGCCCGGCCGCGCCTTGCGCAAGGGGAACGCGAAATAA